In Zingiber officinale cultivar Zhangliang chromosome 3A, Zo_v1.1, whole genome shotgun sequence, the DNA window CTCGAGATCCCAGCTCTTCCTTGCACCCACGAGCTCTCCTTGACGAGAGGGACTCGggtccgagaagagctcgcggaaatcctctttggtcggccgccggagaaacTCCAGCTCCCTGCTGcgtcttcgcccgagaagagGAATGCCGACGCGCCGCGcgtgagagaaaggggaggaaagaatttaggtcacgggtaatcaatcaagccctaagttctcctcttttataacttcaatattcggttaacttctttaaataattttactatctattctAAACAGAACTGACGGCCTGAGCACTTGGTCAGCTGTGGTTTGGCGCGAGTTGGAGGTCGCGCGTTCGAACTCTGCTCAGCTccctttattttggtatttctgttcCTATTATGGCTTAAGTATAATTTGGTTCCTATATGTTCACAAAATATCCGCAGCATACTTGGTTAGCTGGATTCGATCAAGGTTTGGTTTGGTCGGAGGTCTCGGGTTTAAaactcagcttggacattttttgtcaaaacttctttcgtttagtaaaaatatcaaacgacctccaaatattgcataaaaatactctaaaaatttctaaaaatctctagaatttttctaaagtatttctaaatatttttaagaacttttagaactcctaatgaggaaaattgggtcgttacaccggcGACGACTAATGCAGAGAGGTAGAGTTGTGCGACGACTGCTTCGGGTGGCTTCGACGTTGTTTTTCAACCTAcgatttgtgttttcttttaatGGTAATTTTGATTTActtcttgcatatttttttttacttagctttaattttttttacttagttttttTAACCAGTGATTAGGTGTTTTTTAATcatgttttttatttaatttgtttttaagataactttatatttttattactttttctttgattttttttaactattCACAGCGTGCTACATGctattgataataaataaaagtatTCATAGTGTATCTATTCTTGCACGCCATTGttgttattaaataaatagtATTAACGGTATGCTTTTAATGTACGTCGTTAATATCTAGAcgtaatttttttcttctttaaatTTATACTATTAATAGTATGTTTTTAATGTGAGAAGTGAACTCTCATAATAGCCAGGGGCGTAGTCACTCGAGGGGGTGTGACCGCCCCCCACCTcagattttaaaaaaaagatcTTAGATTTTCATGTAAATTGAATTACTCCCCTTTACAATGAGGAAGAAATGATTTGAGGGGCAAAGATTGGTGAATCACAACAATATTTGAGAAGAATCTGAAACGAGCAAGGAAAAATGAGGTGTACTTTGACATGAGAGGGATCGAGGAAAACATAGCAGCTTGTCTCCATGGAGAGCAAGAGCTGGTGGTCATCAACGACGCAACAGAGGGTGCAGACGATCTCGACAGATGTTTGCAAGCAGCGGAGGAAAAGAGAGACAACGACACGATGGATTAGGAATCCAGAATCACGAAGCTGCTTCCTGGCTGTCCACGCCCGGATCCGACCCTCGTTGGGCAGCGACAGGTCCCAAGGACGCCGCTCATGCGCCACCCAGAGTGACTCTATGTGGTCGATCCGATTGTCGTGCTGCATCACCACACATTTTGATCCCTCGTCGCCTCTCCACTACAATGTCTGAAACCAACAAACCAAGGTCAATGGGTTAAGGAACCCCACAAGCTCCCACTCCATTGATTGGATTAATTTTTcatcttattttaaaattctaaaaaatgaaAGCCGGTCCCACATATATGGAGGGagataaatgcaggtacacagctaAAAGCGCATAGCCAGGACACTAACCTCAAGCAATGACATCTCGAGGATCGAACCTTAGTTCTCTCGACCATGAAACTATGTGCCCCtagctgtgctacgccctggggacattGTAAGAATGTTAAATATTATGAGGAAATGAGGTCACAGATGTTTTTTTGACTTTGAGTTATAGATAAGTTTTGGGGATTGACGGATTGTTGTTTCAAATAGAACCAAAGACTAAGCATGAAATTgtgattttaaattaaaaatttaaaatttaagcttTTAGTTTGTGAAAGTCGATCTGCACTAATGTTTTtacataatttatattttttaaaatatttttgaattttagaattagataatttaattttatgttgtattaattttttaaatgtatTGAATTCACCTTCTCTAATGGTAAATCCTGGCTACGCCCACTCAATTGGGCTCTCTAGCAGGCCTAAGACCTAGAACAACCGGGGTTCATTGGATTAGGTCTTTCACCGAGGTGGGTTGACCCGGGCAGTGTCAGACACAAAATTATTTTAGTAAAAAAATGGAAAACTAGCGCTACATAATTTATCATGAAAGTGGGTTCATTGCAAATGAAAAACCATAATTACATTGTATGAACAATAATGATCTCTGTGACattaactttaaatatttttactCGAAATTCATGGGTTTTAATGAAGCAGCTAGATCGCCAAATTCGGAAACGTCCAGAAACTAAAGATTCCTCTATCAGATGAGGAGAGGAACGTAGTAGATTTATTTCCGCTTTTTCCAAATGTGGAACGTGGAATAGATTTAGGAGAAAAGAACTGACTGGATTCGAAGAGGATGATTACAGAAAGCATAATATATGGAAAGCCTATCACTGGATTCGATCCTTCTTGTTTGCCATCCAGTAATCTCTCACGCTTTTCTCCGCGCGCTGCAGTTCCACACACATCACCTCTACCCTTCGTTCCGTCTCCATCAGCGTGTCGGCCAAGTGCTCCCCGTACTGCTTGGCGTGCCCCATCTCCTCCTTCAGCTTCTTCCAGTCGTTCCTCTCCTTCATCAGCTTCTTCTCGAGCTCCCGCTGGCGTCTCACATCATTCGCTGTCCAATGGCCGGAACCTCCTCCTTCGGACGAACTGCCCTGGTCGAAGCACCAATTCTCGGCCCCATTCTCATTCATCGAGTATTGAGGTGAAGCATGTTGCTGGAAGTTGAGCATCATGTGGCGACTCATCTGAGGCCCCAAGGAATGGTGAACGCCTGGTTGTGAATTGGAATAGGAGAGAGAGGGGGGGGAGGGGGGCAGGTTTGTGGATGGCACACGCCCGATCGAGGAATACTTGGAATATTGAGTTGTGGCATCCAGCCCACTCAGCAAAAATATTAAGAATCAGATTAGGTAAAGAATACTTTGAGGTCAATGGTCAGATCTTCATATCTcttagaagaggagaggagaagaggggagGGGAGAAGATGtttaaattctatatatataaaatataattataattataatatcaTAATTAGACGACAAAATAATATATCTACTTATCAATTAAAAGAACTAATTGATATAGAAAGAAATCTAGTAGCattccactacaagaaaattagtctATTATGACATACATAAATGTCCTTATAGCATATTTATGGTGACATTAATGTTTTGGTGACATCTGCCAAAAACGCCCTATAAAGTGATGTCGTCTTAGACCCTCCTCAATATCCTGACATTTTATAATGTCGTTATATAATATCAATGCTAACAGTAATAGTGtcctaatttaaaaatataacgACACTCTAAAATGTCAAGAAAAATCTTTTTCTAAGGACATTTTCATATGTCGTGTTATCATCATAACAGTGATAAAAATAAATGTCACCAAAactcatttattatgatatttatattttttataaggacaGTAAAAAATGTCAGTaaagataatttataaaattattttaaatatcaccTTAACTAATCTATTATGACATTAACAAAtgtcattataataatttataaatatattttaaatgatcattaatatttatatataatatataacatgTATTCAATATTTGTACATCATCACAATCCATCCATCATTAGAAtagaaaaaaatcataaaatataatttaaagtgCAAATAGATAATCTAAATTCATCCAACAAATATTTGAGTCAAAGTTACAAATGCAAACTAACGACAAGTTctttacatccaaaactaacaacacactacactcaaaatattaagttttagaacagagtcttataaaataaaaagcGTGGGGGAGGAAAAAGGGTGAGGAGCGGTGACGACGAGAATGGGTTAGGGAGGAAAAAGCGTGGGGGAGAGAAGTGGCGACGGCAGGTTAGAGGGGAGAACGGGAGAGGAGGTAGCGGCGCTTGAGCGGATCTGAGCAGTGACGGCGAAAATTAGGGATTGTCGGCGCGCAAGAAGCAATCGGCGCTCGATCGCTTGGGAACAGAAACCTCGCTTGGCAAAAAAAGCGGCTGTGGAGAAAAATACACAATAGGTTATACTTTTAAGTATGTTATATGATGACAACATTAAATTTTGTCACCATATATAATCTAAAATGATATTATAATAGTTCAAATAATCCCTTTTAATATATGTCATTATAAACTATTTATAATGACACTAAAAATTAAATGTCATAAATAAAATGTCATAATAGATCatatttcttgtagtgttctcAAATGAATAATTAAATTCAGTTAATTTAAGAAAATTATAATGAGGGGATCCGATCCTTCTCTACAATCCTTTATAGACATCATAGGATATAACCTTTTCACTTTCCTGATGGCtgcaagagtgctcttacaaagAAGACACAATTATATCTACTTTGGACTAATTGTGTTTGGATTTAGAAAACTAATAAGAAAATGAATAGGAGCGAAAATATTTTTAGTTCTTTACtatttatttttagttctttACTATTCTCAATTTTCTAACAATGAAATGACAATCATAGGACTTATTGAGGTAATCATGAATACTAATGTGGGCATTACCTATTTCTATCTAAATTTTAATATGACTATCCAAGATGtcattaaatatattaaaattacaaTCCAAGCTAAAGACtgacaattttcaaaaatataacaTTCAGATTGATATTATCCTCTTAGGAAAGACAATAACTCAAATAATAAATAGTTTTAGGTTAAAGATAGACAACATTATTGAAGCCCTATCCACAAGAGAAATTTATTTCCTAAAACTAAAAGACTTCTTATCAGAAAATTTAGCAAGACTAGACTGGAACCTCAATTTAGACCTAAATACTCAACCATAAACTTTTCAACCAACAGATTCAATAATCTACAAAGACAGGAATGACTGTCTGACTATTAGGTTTAATAACTTTAAACCTTCTACATCCCAAAATGAGGAAAACGAAGAAGAATATTTCAATCTAACGACTATCGAATAAATTGAAGAACAATTGCAACAAACACCAAACACCTGACATAGTACAGGATATTCAACTAGGTTTTTTTGATGACTTAGACGATTATGTATATATTCAGGCAAAAATGACAACTCATATCACGCAAGAAGAAATTATAGAACTTGAAAAGTTTGATAAACAACAACAAAAACTTGAACATGATTGGGAATTATATTTTGATGACTAAAAGAATATAATTGCTAGAAAACAACCTTATAAGGTAAATCTCTTGAATACAAGAGTCATCAAACATCTCGACCACTGCCAATGCCCTTAAATATACCTCCATTAGGAACAAGTATCCTGAAAGTCATCCATGGGAACAAGGGATTATGCCCTGCACAAAGGCAATAACAATAATCCTTTACTTAGGACCACCAGAAGATGATGACCACTTGAAATTACATATTTCGAGAAAAATTCCATACTCCTAAATATAACATAATCTGATGACCCTCAAATGTATGACACTTAGTTAGAACAGTAGATTGTGTCAGTCCAAAGAGACTACCTAAGCTAAACATGACCTTGATATAGAAAGAGGCAAAGCCATGATACGAGTCGAAGAAAATTACTTAGGAGATGTAACAAGAGAAGCTTGGGAagcttataaaataaaat includes these proteins:
- the LOC122050382 gene encoding uncharacterized protein LOC122050382, which codes for MQHDNRIDHIESLWVAHERRPWDLSLPNEGRIRAWTARKQLRDSGFLIHRVVVSLFLRCLQTSVEIVCTLCCVVDDHQLLLSMETSCYVFLDPSHVKVHLIFPCSFQILLKYCCDSPIFAPQIISSSL